A window from Pokkaliibacter sp. MBI-7 encodes these proteins:
- a CDS encoding type III-B CRISPR module-associated Cmr3 family protein: MSDDRFIQPVDVLYLRGNRLFDGAGDYSEAQMPPWPSMMSGALRARILEDDESFDSEQYRKSGHYTTNLKVEKAIGTLKTPGSFTLELFTLAKRDQSGKGYEVYLPAPADLFVYRDNNHQAITACYQHPTPPHSAIRTSATLPMLPRLQHALRQKPESGYWLTLAGLTAWASGKAVKKDELISSSALWKRDTRLGIALDGHSRTAAESQLYTSETVALAEDVGFIARVSGAGGVLPGNGLLRLGGDGRAASLETASFTLPETDLDGIANSKGFRVLTLSPCLFKEGWLPNGVTLQSGHTYRLDAGALQATLVCAAVDRPQVISGWNLAEKKPKAASRFVPAGSVYWFTLADDVPRAALDTLHDDLSERFAPLDGQRLAEGFNRIMLAPWAPTTSGK, encoded by the coding sequence ATGAGTGACGACCGCTTTATTCAGCCGGTGGATGTGCTGTATCTGCGCGGCAATCGCCTGTTTGATGGTGCAGGGGATTACAGCGAAGCACAGATGCCGCCCTGGCCCTCAATGATGTCGGGCGCCCTGCGCGCGCGGATTCTGGAAGATGACGAGAGTTTTGATAGTGAGCAATACCGAAAAAGCGGCCACTACACCACCAACCTTAAGGTAGAAAAAGCCATTGGCACCCTGAAAACGCCCGGCAGTTTTACCCTGGAGCTGTTTACGCTGGCCAAACGCGATCAGTCAGGCAAAGGCTACGAGGTGTACCTCCCCGCGCCAGCAGACCTGTTTGTCTACCGGGACAATAACCACCAGGCCATCACCGCCTGCTATCAGCACCCCACCCCGCCGCACAGTGCGATTCGCACCAGCGCCACCTTGCCCATGCTGCCCCGGCTGCAACACGCCCTGCGGCAAAAGCCGGAAAGCGGCTACTGGCTGACCCTCGCGGGCCTTACCGCCTGGGCCAGCGGCAAGGCCGTTAAAAAAGACGAGCTGATCAGCAGCAGCGCCTTATGGAAGCGCGATACCCGCCTCGGTATTGCCCTCGATGGCCACAGCCGCACCGCAGCGGAAAGCCAGCTCTACACCAGTGAAACGGTGGCGCTGGCCGAGGATGTCGGCTTTATCGCCCGTGTCAGCGGCGCCGGGGGCGTGCTGCCCGGCAACGGTCTGCTGCGCCTCGGTGGCGATGGCCGCGCAGCCAGTCTGGAGACTGCCTCATTCACCCTGCCCGAGACAGATCTGGACGGCATCGCCAACAGCAAAGGCTTCCGGGTGCTGACCCTCAGCCCTTGCTTGTTTAAAGAGGGCTGGCTACCCAATGGCGTCACCCTGCAATCCGGTCACACTTACCGCCTTGATGCCGGTGCACTGCAGGCCACGCTGGTCTGCGCCGCCGTGGATCGCCCGCAGGTAATCAGTGGCTGGAATCTGGCGGAGAAAAAGCCCAAGGCCGCCAGCCGCTTTGTGCCTGCTGGCAGCGTCTACTGGTTTACGCTGGCTGATGACGTGCCCCGTGCCGCCCTCGATACCCTGCACGATGACCTGTCGGAGCGGTTTGCCCCGCTCGACGGGCAACGCCTTGCCGAAGGCTTTAACCGCATAATGCTGGCCCCCTGGGCACCCACTACTTCCGGGAAATAA
- a CDS encoding slipin family protein: protein MLIKKMQVADEERVLLYRQRQLQQVLQPGSYRFYDLHNELTSEVLNINSIDIQHVNLDVLLTKPAFRDLVDVHQLAADEAGLLWLDNQPHLLLEPLRRLVTWKGNTGLRVEIFPLQQLLPLSNDLLSALMRRNLLRANGHTGVFQLTVAEQSVALLYENGILLQTLQPGRYGYWAFNRELSAQVYDLKWQALDISGQEILTRDRVSLRINLTAAYRITDPVRLAEQVKTPADHLYRRLQLALSETVGTRTLDALLADKDAITRAVDKAVRGYAESLGLQLEQVGIKDIILPGEMKDILNQVVQAEKAAEANLIKRREETAATRSLHNTAKMLENNPVLLRLKELEALERVAERINHLNVYGGLDQVMNGLVTLGPSPVASARPNKS from the coding sequence ATGTTGATAAAGAAAATGCAGGTTGCCGACGAAGAACGTGTGCTGCTATACCGCCAGCGCCAGTTGCAGCAGGTGCTGCAACCCGGCAGCTACCGCTTCTATGATCTGCACAACGAGCTGACCAGCGAAGTGCTGAATATCAACAGCATCGACATCCAGCACGTCAATCTCGATGTACTGCTGACCAAACCGGCCTTCCGTGATCTGGTGGATGTGCATCAGCTGGCAGCCGACGAGGCCGGGCTGCTATGGCTGGATAATCAGCCGCACTTGCTGCTGGAGCCACTGCGCCGTCTGGTGACCTGGAAGGGCAACACCGGCCTGCGCGTGGAGATTTTCCCGTTGCAACAGCTGCTGCCGCTGAGCAATGACCTGCTGTCCGCCCTGATGCGCCGCAACCTGCTGCGTGCCAATGGCCACACCGGGGTATTCCAGCTGACAGTGGCGGAGCAATCCGTTGCCCTGCTGTATGAAAACGGCATCCTGCTGCAGACGCTGCAACCCGGACGCTATGGCTACTGGGCTTTCAACCGCGAGCTGAGTGCACAGGTCTATGACCTCAAATGGCAGGCACTGGATATCAGCGGCCAGGAAATCCTGACCAGGGATCGCGTCAGCCTGCGTATCAACCTGACCGCTGCGTATCGCATCACCGATCCGGTGCGACTGGCTGAGCAGGTCAAGACACCGGCGGATCATCTGTATCGTCGTTTGCAGCTGGCCCTGAGTGAAACCGTGGGCACCCGCACGCTGGATGCCCTGCTGGCCGATAAGGATGCCATCACCAGGGCCGTCGATAAGGCCGTGCGCGGCTATGCCGAATCACTGGGCCTGCAGCTGGAGCAGGTCGGCATCAAAGACATCATCCTGCCGGGTGAGATGAAGGACATCCTCAATCAGGTCGTTCAGGCAGAAAAAGCCGCCGAAGCCAACCTGATCAAACGCCGTGAAGAAACCGCCGCGACCCGCTCGCTGCATAACACCGCGAAAATGCTGGAGAACAACCCGGTCTTACTGCGCCTGAAAGAGCTCGAAGCACTGGAGCGTGTGGCGGAGCGTATCAACCATCTGAACGTCTACGGCGGGCTGGATCAGGTGATGAACGGGCTGGTGACGTTAGGCCCAAGCCCCGTCGCATCGGCAAGACCGAACAAAAGTTGA
- a CDS encoding DMT family transporter, protein MFKLFSRSAESHAMLLILNAILIGSVMDICIKLTGDALATWQLLFLRWFVNIIVLLPFALHVGWRTLAWHNPRVHFMRVVLVGLGSYMLFYSLAHLPLAMTISLFFTEPLFMLPLAALLLKEKISPLNWLAALAGFAGVLLIARPADALSWESTAVPFLALLGALGFATCQVMTKGYGKHETTFSLIFWLSVLTALFTAPMAYSEWKPMTPQLWLLIFAIAGSGCLYNYLWISALRVGSMASIANLSYLNLPLAYLFGWLIFDEIPDLMTVVGSLVILASVIFIGRHNMLQARKVQQALSNPQPAVTAAAAKAEPC, encoded by the coding sequence ATGTTCAAGCTCTTCTCCCGTTCTGCTGAATCACATGCCATGCTGTTGATTCTTAACGCTATTCTGATCGGCTCGGTGATGGATATCTGCATCAAGCTGACCGGCGATGCGCTGGCTACCTGGCAGCTGCTGTTCCTGCGCTGGTTCGTCAATATTATTGTGCTGCTGCCGTTTGCCCTGCATGTCGGCTGGCGCACGCTGGCGTGGCATAACCCCCGCGTCCACTTTATGCGGGTGGTGCTGGTGGGGCTCGGCTCTTACATGCTGTTCTATTCACTGGCGCACTTGCCACTGGCGATGACGATCAGCCTGTTCTTTACCGAGCCGCTGTTTATGCTGCCGCTGGCGGCACTGCTGCTGAAAGAAAAGATCTCACCGCTGAACTGGCTGGCGGCACTGGCAGGCTTTGCCGGGGTGCTGCTGATTGCCCGTCCGGCTGATGCGCTGAGCTGGGAAAGTACCGCGGTGCCCTTTCTGGCACTGCTGGGCGCGCTGGGGTTTGCGACCTGTCAGGTGATGACCAAGGGCTATGGCAAGCATGAAACCACCTTCAGCCTGATCTTCTGGCTGTCGGTATTAACAGCGTTGTTCACGGCGCCCATGGCCTATAGCGAATGGAAGCCGATGACGCCGCAACTGTGGCTGCTGATCTTCGCCATTGCCGGTTCCGGCTGCCTGTATAACTACCTGTGGATCAGTGCGCTGCGGGTGGGGTCGATGGCCAGTATTGCCAACCTCAGTTACCTCAACCTGCCACTGGCGTATCTGTTTGGCTGGCTGATCTTCGATGAAATCCCCGATCTGATGACAGTGGTGGGGAGTCTGGTGATTCTGGCATCGGTGATCTTTATCGGGCGCCATAATATGCTGCAGGCGCGGAAGGTGCAGCAGGCGCTGTCCAACCCCCAGCCTGCGGTCACGGCCGCTGCTGCCAAGGCTGAACCCTGCTGA
- a CDS encoding RAMP superfamily CRISPR-associated protein has translation MADTTQIPWYKQTLHRSTYSLSFNTPAFLGDAEQFGGWRTPPIKALLRFWWRIASWPAMEGDIARLREAEKALFGGIGQNGEEKNAAQRSLVQLRLEPWEDGKLTIDNTLQSYSYLGYGPLGTDTEGSKEQTKDTRTRNAITPGSRHTKLIITHPADIDLTPTLQLIQWFGTLGSRSANGWGSLHIEELQTAVSPLPVESNLKACFSHNWPHTIGYDDTGLLIWKTPVRPSWEQAMKQLAQIKKSIRTKAKGEADGDDVTHFRSEPQKDQTAAGVHLLGYPVGDKPKKGKHLPTWKLAEWPDDARITSQLRFKVIRQHHNGKDQYYGLIYHLPHSLPIEQPWLQANQLSIWQALHKELDSNTQLNVQRFTPTQQGAQ, from the coding sequence GTGGCCGATACGACTCAAATACCCTGGTACAAACAAACTCTGCACCGCTCTACCTATTCCCTCAGTTTCAATACCCCTGCCTTTTTAGGTGATGCCGAACAATTCGGCGGCTGGCGCACGCCGCCTATCAAGGCGCTGCTGCGCTTCTGGTGGCGCATTGCCAGCTGGCCCGCCATGGAGGGTGATATCGCCAGATTGCGCGAAGCGGAAAAGGCATTGTTTGGGGGTATCGGGCAAAACGGGGAGGAGAAAAATGCTGCCCAGCGCAGTCTGGTGCAGTTGCGGTTGGAACCTTGGGAGGACGGAAAGCTGACGATAGACAACACGCTGCAAAGCTATAGTTACCTAGGCTACGGACCACTTGGCACCGATACCGAGGGTTCTAAAGAGCAAACAAAAGACACGCGAACGCGCAATGCCATTACCCCAGGCAGCCGTCACACCAAGCTGATCATTACTCACCCTGCTGACATCGACCTGACCCCGACCCTACAGCTCATACAATGGTTTGGCACATTGGGCAGCCGCAGCGCCAATGGCTGGGGTTCACTGCATATTGAAGAGCTGCAAACGGCGGTATCTCCCCTTCCCGTTGAATCCAATCTCAAAGCCTGTTTCAGCCATAACTGGCCCCATACCATCGGCTATGACGACACAGGGCTACTGATATGGAAAACGCCAGTACGCCCGTCTTGGGAGCAGGCAATGAAGCAACTTGCCCAGATCAAGAAAAGCATCCGCACCAAAGCCAAGGGTGAAGCTGACGGGGATGATGTCACACACTTCAGGTCTGAACCGCAGAAAGATCAAACAGCAGCAGGTGTGCACTTATTGGGCTATCCCGTGGGTGACAAACCGAAGAAAGGTAAACATCTGCCCACATGGAAGCTGGCTGAATGGCCAGATGATGCCCGAATTACCTCGCAGCTACGCTTTAAAGTGATACGTCAGCACCACAACGGCAAAGACCAATACTACGGTCTTATTTACCACCTGCCCCACTCCCTGCCCATCGAGCAGCCATGGCTGCAGGCCAACCAACTCTCTATCTGGCAAGCCCTCCACAAAGAACTGGATAGCAACACCCAGCTCAATGTGCAGCGTTTCACCCCCACCCAGCAAGGAGCCCAATAA
- a CDS encoding LysR family transcriptional regulator, translated as MSHPYEFFSRIMRTQALPSLKALQAFEAVARHGSFSRAAEELFVSQGAISKQIRSLESHFQLSLFHRGAQVSLTPAGARLFDQLSGAFSQIQQACQSMVPTGKLAIKVPMTFADRWFIPLLRQCEQETGLRLNVTSAWQYDIDFRREQFDMAIIFNDVPGGDHSVYTETLICVKSPHYPGPRPGESTADWLAHAHLISPSRIFNDWDRYLDALSLPRAIVQQASMIATDSMLSAIQAASHGQGLAVVDKLFVQEELQNGRLEQIDPTEVQPGGHYQLCFASHWKGTRELDSLYRWMVETLERQTGQPAQEKRQR; from the coding sequence TTGTCTCACCCCTATGAGTTTTTCTCACGGATCATGCGTACCCAAGCCCTGCCCTCCCTCAAAGCCTTACAGGCCTTCGAGGCCGTCGCCCGCCATGGCAGCTTCTCCCGTGCCGCGGAAGAGCTGTTTGTCAGCCAGGGAGCCATCAGTAAACAGATCCGCAGCCTTGAATCGCACTTTCAGCTCAGCCTGTTCCATCGTGGCGCACAGGTCAGCCTGACCCCGGCAGGCGCCCGCCTGTTCGACCAGCTCTCGGGCGCTTTCAGCCAGATTCAGCAGGCCTGCCAGAGCATGGTGCCGACGGGAAAACTGGCGATAAAAGTCCCGATGACTTTCGCCGACCGCTGGTTTATCCCACTGCTGCGCCAGTGCGAGCAGGAGACGGGCCTGCGCCTGAACGTGACCTCGGCATGGCAGTACGATATAGACTTTCGCCGTGAGCAGTTCGATATGGCCATCATTTTTAATGACGTGCCGGGCGGTGATCATTCGGTTTATACCGAAACCCTGATCTGCGTAAAAAGCCCCCATTACCCCGGCCCGCGCCCCGGCGAAAGCACTGCTGACTGGCTGGCCCACGCCCACCTGATCTCCCCCTCACGCATTTTCAATGACTGGGACCGCTACCTCGACGCCCTCAGCCTGCCGCGTGCCATCGTCCAGCAGGCCTCGATGATCGCCACCGACTCCATGCTGTCAGCCATTCAGGCGGCCAGCCACGGTCAGGGGCTGGCCGTGGTGGATAAACTCTTTGTGCAGGAAGAATTGCAGAACGGCCGGCTGGAACAGATCGACCCGACCGAAGTGCAGCCGGGCGGCCACTATCAGCTGTGCTTTGCCAGCCACTGGAAAGGCACCCGCGAGCTGGACAGCCTCTACCGCTGGATGGTGGAGACACTGGAGAGGCAGACGGGGCAACCTGCTCAGGAGAAACGGCAGCGATAG
- a CDS encoding nucleotidyltransferase domain-containing protein, with protein MQDKILQTLAALEQPQRMRILFACESGSRAWHCASADSDYDVRFIYVRPLPHYLSIGQHPDTFSQPVSDRLDLHGWDVRKALALLRSSNPSLLEWLHSSVVYRADEPWLTACRALAAQSFRPRPLFHHYLAMAHNNRQTSADWTAKRYLYVLRPLLCAWWLVHYQRMPPLAVDALCDGLPLDTSQRESMATLLCARRGATEQQPVQRYPILDALIATLTIRLPEQPPAIRPPADMALFDEFLLHTVVPPLQPA; from the coding sequence ATGCAAGACAAAATTCTGCAGACACTGGCAGCACTGGAACAACCGCAAAGGATGCGCATCCTGTTCGCCTGTGAATCCGGCAGCCGTGCCTGGCACTGCGCCTCGGCGGACAGCGACTACGACGTGCGTTTTATCTACGTCAGACCACTGCCCCACTATCTGAGCATTGGCCAGCACCCCGACACCTTCAGCCAGCCCGTCAGTGACCGTCTCGACCTGCACGGCTGGGATGTACGCAAGGCGCTGGCCTTGCTGCGCAGCAGTAACCCGAGCCTGCTGGAATGGTTGCACTCGAGCGTGGTTTACCGCGCGGATGAGCCCTGGCTGACCGCCTGCCGGGCACTGGCAGCGCAGAGCTTTCGGCCACGGCCACTGTTTCATCACTATCTGGCCATGGCGCACAACAACCGACAGACATCCGCTGACTGGACCGCCAAACGCTATCTCTACGTGCTGCGCCCCCTGCTGTGCGCCTGGTGGCTGGTGCATTACCAGCGTATGCCACCACTGGCTGTGGATGCCCTGTGCGATGGATTACCGCTGGATACATCGCAGCGGGAAAGCATGGCCACGCTGCTCTGCGCCAGGCGCGGGGCTACGGAGCAACAGCCAGTCCAGCGCTACCCCATACTGGATGCACTGATAGCAACACTGACCATTCGTCTGCCCGAACAGCCGCCAGCGATCCGGCCTCCCGCCGACATGGCGCTGTTCGATGAGTTTTTGCTGCACACTGTGGTGCCGCCCCTTCAGCCAGCCTGA
- the cas10 gene encoding type III-B CRISPR-associated protein Cas10/Cmr2, which produces MTTDNTLWSVKRAVWASDPVISALLGAPAAPSPLHQSLIDKARQWAGSAEVPQGLPDEDPLWMFQPGPPFEWQHPLDSETTTLLTAGTASDQRAVAAELNALLLEKDDKQRALALWRFLPSLTEQISKCSPELAALWPRLPLHRQVPGYNRWAHLDLTCALASAFTLDDEHNPALLTLSFGPVQSFIAAARTSSDLWAGSHLLSTMVWEGLKVIVSHCGPEAVIFPHLRGIPLCDLWLTEQGIEAALFDGEHWRHRQSDANSLFSAALPNKIVALVPHSKAQQLAEQIQQVVRDWVQTTATACFENLLSYVGEEKASGQYGYQQLQQQLEHFPDISWAVVPFSPLVTAQGGSLNTDELNAALAPANTENFITPRLLQPGADGRYQPTPATCYPALYRLLDQLGSEAKSLRDFTPHDAHGYRCSLTGESEWLSAATSREAATDELGTAPKKRIDTLWAEAVKKGRRYGLKKGEHLGALAMFKRLWPSHFVEQIKNHPAVEIEDLNRFIVSTHTFAIATSLNRLLEKSAQPDALPADGLEKLEKLAGLIKDSDKGEEKELWSALPAKLAKSLSNSKLTEDQQRHIRQLPIRLDELKADKNDDASLEELEKLKKLEEAIKKQLGDRVETYYALILMDGDNMGAWISGEPLSDGTATSACYSRLWPGGAADSPLGQCRHPGSPARHLTISAALNHFSLHLARYVVEELCSGKLLYAGGDDVMAMVSIDDLLKAMLLLRLVYSGDWQGDWPTVLPQPEELNLHHGVATLNGKTYPLMGRKATASMGAVVAHHQAPLGMVLRQLRESEKRAKSHGRNAFSLSILKRAGGSLDLTSRWHRPDLTSDQPDQEHYQPMLQLLALRELFAKGHISRRAVYQLEEKLRNIPPCPASESGQGFTRGDYKALLAQQIGYQLLRQSSASGDSIRKERQKQGEQLTEMVMALCEASATGSPPANRPTPAELALNFLQVAEYLGREGRTEERPATDAATAQAQPQGIPA; this is translated from the coding sequence ATGACCACGGATAACACGCTCTGGTCAGTCAAACGGGCCGTCTGGGCCTCTGACCCGGTGATCAGCGCACTGCTGGGCGCCCCTGCTGCCCCCTCACCCCTGCACCAGTCGCTGATCGACAAGGCCCGGCAATGGGCAGGCTCAGCCGAGGTGCCACAGGGGTTGCCTGATGAAGACCCGTTATGGATGTTTCAACCCGGCCCCCCTTTTGAATGGCAGCATCCGCTGGATAGTGAAACGACAACACTCCTCACCGCAGGCACCGCATCAGACCAACGGGCAGTGGCTGCCGAACTCAATGCCCTGCTGCTGGAAAAGGACGACAAACAACGCGCTCTGGCCCTGTGGCGTTTTCTGCCGAGCCTGACCGAGCAGATCAGCAAATGCAGCCCTGAGCTGGCTGCACTCTGGCCGCGCTTGCCCTTGCACCGTCAGGTGCCGGGCTATAACCGCTGGGCGCATCTGGATTTAACCTGCGCGCTGGCCAGTGCCTTTACACTGGATGACGAGCACAACCCGGCCTTGCTGACCCTCTCCTTCGGCCCGGTGCAGTCTTTTATTGCCGCCGCCCGCACCAGTTCGGACCTGTGGGCCGGTTCGCACCTGCTCTCCACCATGGTGTGGGAAGGGCTTAAAGTGATTGTCAGCCACTGTGGGCCGGAGGCGGTGATCTTCCCCCATTTGCGCGGTATTCCCCTGTGTGACCTGTGGCTGACCGAGCAGGGTATTGAGGCAGCGCTGTTTGATGGTGAGCACTGGCGGCACCGCCAGTCAGATGCCAACTCGCTGTTTTCTGCCGCCCTGCCCAACAAGATTGTGGCGCTGGTGCCGCACAGCAAAGCGCAGCAACTGGCGGAACAGATACAGCAAGTGGTGCGTGACTGGGTGCAAACGACTGCCACGGCCTGCTTCGAGAACTTGCTCAGCTATGTGGGTGAAGAAAAAGCCAGCGGCCAGTACGGCTATCAACAACTGCAACAGCAGCTTGAGCACTTCCCCGATATCAGCTGGGCGGTGGTGCCTTTTAGCCCACTGGTCACAGCACAGGGAGGCAGCCTGAATACCGATGAACTCAATGCCGCATTAGCACCGGCGAACACAGAAAACTTTATCACCCCCCGATTACTGCAGCCCGGCGCCGATGGCCGTTATCAGCCAACGCCCGCCACCTGCTACCCTGCACTGTACCGGCTGCTGGACCAGCTGGGCAGCGAGGCCAAAAGCCTGCGCGATTTTACCCCCCATGATGCCCACGGCTATCGCTGCTCCCTGACCGGCGAAAGCGAATGGCTAAGTGCCGCCACCAGCCGAGAAGCCGCAACAGACGAGCTAGGCACCGCGCCTAAAAAGCGCATCGATACCCTGTGGGCAGAGGCGGTGAAAAAAGGCCGCCGCTATGGTTTGAAAAAGGGCGAACATCTGGGGGCGCTGGCCATGTTTAAGCGCCTGTGGCCCAGCCACTTTGTCGAACAGATCAAAAATCATCCGGCAGTGGAGATAGAAGACTTAAACCGCTTTATCGTCTCCACCCATACCTTTGCTATCGCCACCTCGCTTAACCGGCTGCTGGAAAAATCCGCACAGCCAGATGCTCTGCCCGCCGACGGGCTGGAAAAACTAGAGAAACTTGCGGGATTGATAAAAGACTCCGACAAAGGCGAAGAAAAAGAACTCTGGTCAGCGCTGCCTGCCAAGCTGGCCAAAAGCTTGAGCAATTCCAAGCTGACAGAGGATCAGCAGCGGCATATTCGCCAGCTACCAATACGGCTGGATGAACTGAAAGCCGACAAGAACGACGATGCCAGCCTGGAAGAGCTGGAAAAGCTGAAAAAGCTGGAGGAGGCCATCAAAAAACAACTGGGCGACAGGGTCGAAACCTACTACGCCCTGATTCTGATGGATGGCGACAATATGGGCGCCTGGATCAGCGGCGAGCCACTCAGCGATGGCACCGCAACCAGCGCCTGCTATTCCCGCCTCTGGCCGGGCGGTGCTGCCGACTCCCCCCTCGGCCAGTGTCGTCACCCCGGTTCACCGGCACGCCATCTGACTATCTCCGCGGCACTCAACCACTTCTCGCTGCATCTGGCCCGCTACGTGGTCGAAGAGCTGTGCAGCGGCAAGCTGCTGTACGCCGGGGGTGACGACGTGATGGCGATGGTCTCCATCGACGACCTGCTCAAGGCCATGCTGCTATTGCGGCTGGTCTATAGCGGTGACTGGCAGGGCGACTGGCCCACGGTGTTACCGCAACCAGAAGAGCTGAACCTGCACCACGGTGTGGCCACACTGAACGGTAAAACCTACCCGCTGATGGGGCGCAAAGCGACGGCTTCCATGGGCGCGGTAGTGGCTCACCATCAGGCGCCACTGGGCATGGTGCTGCGCCAGCTGCGTGAGAGCGAGAAACGCGCCAAAAGCCATGGCCGTAATGCCTTTAGCCTGAGCATATTGAAACGCGCTGGCGGCAGCCTTGACCTGACCAGCCGCTGGCATCGGCCTGACCTCACCAGTGATCAGCCAGATCAGGAGCACTACCAGCCCATGCTGCAACTGCTGGCGCTGCGCGAGCTGTTTGCTAAGGGTCATATCTCACGGCGGGCGGTCTATCAGCTGGAAGAAAAGCTGCGCAATATCCCACCCTGCCCGGCGTCAGAGAGCGGCCAAGGGTTCACCCGTGGTGACTATAAAGCCCTGCTGGCACAGCAAATCGGCTACCAGCTACTGCGCCAGAGCAGTGCAAGCGGCGACTCCATCCGAAAAGAGCGCCAGAAGCAGGGTGAGCAGCTGACCGAGATGGTGATGGCCTTGTGTGAGGCATCCGCCACAGGCAGCCCGCCCGCCAATCGCCCAACGCCTGCCGAGTTGGCCCTGAACTTTCTACAGGTGGCGGAATACCTCGGACGCGAAGGCCGCACGGAAGAACGCCCAGCCACCGATGCCGCCACGGCACAAGCACAGCCACAAGGAATACCCGCATGA
- the rtcR gene encoding RNA repair transcriptional activator RtcR, with the protein MKNVVIGFLGSAKDSMGKGKKRWQLWRPSVACVMQPELAVDRFVLLHDARDSRLANNVGADMTSVSASTEVQLHQVSLPDPWDFAQVYAVLLDFAEHYPFNPEEERYFLHITTGTHVTQICWFLLCEANYIPAVLMQTAPDREGGNPAGTVQLIDLDLSKYDVLGSRFRRQHLEGADFLKSGIDTRNAQFNAMIQQIERVAIRSVAPILITGPTGAGKSQLAKRIYQLKQRRGSVRGEFVAINCATLRGDSAMSALFGHQRGAFTGAQQARKGLLARADRGLLFLDEIGELGLDEQAMLLHAIEEKSFYPVGADHPVQSDFQLIAGTNRDLQLEVEAGRFREDLLARINLWSYELPGLRHRREDIAPNLEYELQQATELLGCKVGFNRAAREQYLQFAQHGDALWLGNFRDLNASVQRMATLAEGGRINEDIVAEEKQRLQRGWRRQPQEDLPALDEVLDAEQLASIDLFDEYQLRKVVAVCRDSASQSEAGRRLFNRSRERKSSNNDAHRLRQYLARFGLTFDDLNK; encoded by the coding sequence ATGAAAAACGTCGTGATCGGTTTTCTCGGTAGCGCCAAGGACAGCATGGGCAAGGGCAAAAAGCGCTGGCAGCTGTGGCGACCTTCGGTGGCGTGTGTGATGCAGCCTGAGCTGGCGGTTGATCGCTTTGTCTTGCTGCACGATGCGCGCGACAGCCGGCTGGCAAACAACGTCGGTGCCGACATGACCAGTGTGTCAGCCAGCACCGAGGTGCAGTTGCATCAGGTCAGCCTGCCTGATCCCTGGGACTTTGCGCAGGTCTATGCGGTGCTGCTGGATTTTGCCGAGCACTATCCGTTCAACCCGGAAGAAGAGCGTTACTTCCTGCATATCACTACCGGCACTCACGTTACCCAGATTTGCTGGTTCCTGCTGTGTGAGGCCAATTACATTCCTGCGGTGCTGATGCAGACGGCGCCTGACCGCGAAGGGGGCAACCCGGCGGGTACCGTTCAGCTGATTGATCTGGATCTGTCCAAATACGATGTCCTCGGCTCGCGCTTCCGCCGTCAGCATCTGGAGGGAGCCGACTTTCTGAAATCGGGGATCGATACCCGTAATGCCCAGTTCAACGCCATGATTCAGCAAATAGAGCGGGTTGCCATTCGTTCGGTGGCGCCGATTCTGATTACCGGGCCAACCGGTGCCGGTAAGTCGCAGCTGGCCAAGCGTATTTACCAGCTCAAGCAGCGACGGGGCTCAGTGCGCGGTGAGTTTGTGGCCATCAACTGCGCCACCTTGCGTGGTGACAGTGCCATGTCGGCCCTGTTTGGCCATCAGCGAGGGGCGTTTACCGGTGCGCAGCAGGCGCGCAAGGGGTTGCTGGCACGGGCAGACAGGGGGCTGTTGTTTCTGGATGAAATTGGTGAGCTGGGGCTGGATGAGCAGGCCATGCTGCTGCATGCCATCGAAGAAAAGAGCTTCTATCCGGTGGGGGCGGATCACCCGGTGCAGAGTGATTTTCAGCTGATTGCCGGAACCAATCGTGATCTGCAGCTGGAAGTGGAGGCCGGGCGTTTTCGCGAGGATCTGCTGGCGCGCATTAATCTGTGGAGCTACGAGCTGCCGGGCCTGCGTCACCGGCGTGAGGATATTGCGCCCAATCTGGAGTATGAGCTGCAGCAGGCCACTGAGTTGCTGGGCTGCAAGGTGGGGTTTAACCGCGCCGCCCGTGAGCAGTATCTGCAGTTTGCCCAGCACGGCGATGCGCTGTGGCTGGGGAATTTTCGTGATCTCAATGCCAGTGTGCAGCGCATGGCCACACTGGCCGAAGGCGGGCGTATCAACGAAGACATCGTGGCCGAAGAGAAGCAACGGCTGCAGCGTGGCTGGCGGCGGCAACCGCAGGAGGATCTGCCTGCGCTGGATGAGGTGCTGGACGCAGAGCAGCTGGCCAGTATTGATCTGTTCGACGAATACCAGCTGCGCAAGGTGGTCGCCGTCTGTCGTGACAGTGCCAGCCAGTCAGAAGCGGGCAGACGTCTGTTTAATCGCTCCCGGGAGCGTAAAAGTTCAAATAATGATGC